A window of Syntrophaceae bacterium genomic DNA:
AGAGCCTCATCGCCAAGTGCCTGCACTACAACAGCCTGCGGGCCCACCAGCCCTTCGTCGAGATCAACTGCGCCTCGATCCCCGCCACCCTGCTGGAGAGCGAACTCTTCGGCCACGAGGCCGGCGCTTTTACTGACGCGAAGAAGCTCAAGAAGGGGCTCGTCGAGGTGGCCCAGGGGGGAACCCTCTTTCTCGACGAGATCGGCGAGATGCAGCCCGGCCTGCAGGCCAAGATGCTCCAGGTGATCGAGGAGAAGTGCTTCCGGCGCATCGGGGGGACGAAGAAGATCGTCACCGACATCCGCATTATCGCGGCGACGAACAGAGACCTCAGGAAGGCCCTCGACGACGGCACCTTCAGACAGGATCTCTACTGGCGCCTCAACGTGATCAACATCTTCCTGCCGCCCCTGAAGGACCGGCCGGAGGACATCCTTCCCCTGGTCGAGCACTTCATCGGGATCTACAGCCGGGAGTTCAACAAGCCCCCCAAGCGCGTCTCCGACGAGGCGCGCCTTGCCCTGGAGCGCTACGCCTGGCCGGGCAATGTCCGCGAGCTGTCCAACACCGTGGAGCGGGTCATGATCCTCGAGGACGGGGAGTGGCTGCTGTCCGGGCATCTTCCCCCGGCGATGGTTCAGCCGTCTTCACCGGGGCAAGCCGCTCCGGCACCTACCCCGGCAGACTTCAACCTGCGGAAACTGACGGAAGCCTTCCAGGCCAGAACCATCACGGCCGTTCTCGAGAAAACCGGGGGCAACCGCACGGAGGCCGCGAGGCTTCTCGGCCTGTCGCGCGTGGGGCTCTACCACCAGATGAAGAAGCTGGGCCTCCTCCAGAAAGAAGAGTGTTAAGCAGGCCGAACGGGCTGTTAAGATTTTTTAACACGAACGCATCATTCCCCGTTCCCCCGATCATTCACTCCAACGTGCGCCATCGCCGCGGAGATCCGGGTGTCGACGGCTCGACCCCGTTCCAAGGCTTTGATATCCAAGAACTTCCGCCTTGTGCGTCGAGTCGGGGGCCGCAACCGCCCCTCCAGGTTTCCATGCGGTTTTAAATGTCCGGCCCGCTGGCACCGCCCTTGCTCTTGATCGGGCCGTCACTGCGCGCAGCTGTTCGCTCGTGCGGGGAGAAACGCTGGGGCGACCCGCACGAGCGGCGGAAAACCGGAGGCAGGCGCCTCGTGATAAAGGTCCTGGGAATCCACTCGAGCCCGATCAGGAACGGCAACACGGCCTGGCTTCTCGACTATGCCCTGCGGGAGGCCGAGAAAGCCGGCGAGGTCACGGCGGAATCGGTTGCAATCGCCGGCCTGTCCATCGCCGACTGCAGGCACTGCAACTGGTGCATGACGAAGCAGACGCCGGAGAGGCTCTGCTCGATTGCGGATGACGCCTCGCCCATCCTGGCGAAGATCCGCGACTGCGACGTCCTCATTCTTGCCTCGCCGGTTTACTTTTCCAGGCTCTCCGGCACGATGGCCTGCCTCATCGACCGAACGCGATGCTTCACCTTCGGCAAATGCGGGCACCTCGCCCTGAGAGGAAAGGTCGGTGCGGCCCTGGCCGTCGGCTGGTGCCGGAACCTCGGCATGGAAACGACGCTGGTGAGCCTCCACGGGGCGTTCCTCGTCCACGAGATGCAGGCGCCTTCCTGTCATGCCGCGGGGGCCATGTACGGTGTGGGCGTCGTCTCGGGGCAGAGGGACGAGAGCTTTGCCTACAGGAGGGATAAGCTCGGCGTGAAGTACGATCGGGAAGGGCTCCACGCGACGGGCCTGTACATGCGCGAGGTGATCCGGGCGGCGGGGGGCCGTCTGGGGGGATAAGCGCTGCTCACGCGACGGAAACCGTCGACGCAGGCGTCACGGCTGCGCAGGCGGCAATCCACGGACGAATTGGATTCCGGGTCGTGCCCGGAATGACCAATACTCTCCGGAGTCGGAGAGGGGGAATGTCACATGGATTTCAGGCTGACCGAGGAACAGGAACTCATCCGAAAGAACATCCGCGAGTTTGCCGAGAAGCACATCGAGCCCATCGCCGCCGAGATTGACGAGAACAGCCGCCACCCGGCCGAGCTGTTCCGCAAGCTCGGGCAGGGGGGCTGGATGGGGATTCCCCTGCCCGCCGAGTACGGCGGCGCCGGCGCCGACTTCGTGACCCACACCCTCGTCGTGGAAGAGGTCGCCCGGGCCTGCTCCTCCACGGGGTTCACCGTGTCGTTCCACGCCGGCATCATCGGCACGACGCTGGCCCTCAACGCAACGCCGGGGCAGAAGGAAAGATACCTCGTCCCCCTGGCCAGGGGCGAGCACATGGGGGCCTTCATGCTGACGGAGCCCCAGGCCGGCACCGACGTCATGGCCGTCACGACGACCGCCGTCCGCGACGGGGATGCCTACGTGATCGACGGCACGAAGACCTTCGTCTCCAACGGTCCTCTCGCCGACACGTACATCTTGTTCTGCTGGACCGACCGATCGGCGGGGCGCAGGGGCATGAGCGCCTTCATCGTCCCGAAAGGAACGCCGGGACTTGTGCCGGGCAGGCACTTCGACAAGATGGGGATGCGCTCGTCCCAGACCTCGGAGGTCGTTTTCAAACAGTGCCGCGTTCCCGCGGAGAACCTGCTGGGGAAAGAGGGCGCGGGACTCCCCATGGCCATGACGGGGTTCGACCACGGCCGCATCGGGATCGCCGCCCAGGCCGTCGGCATGCTCCAGGCGGCCCTGGACGAATCCATCCGGTACGCGAAGGAGAGGGTGCAGTTCGGAAACCCCATCGCGCGCCACCAGGCGGTGGCCTTCATGATCGCCGACATGGCAACGGATCTGGCCGCCGCGCGGCTCCTGGCCCGGCATGCCGCTTCGCTGAAGGACCAAGGGCAGCCCTTCGGCCGGGAAGCGGCAATGGCAAAGCTCTTCGCGACGGAGAGGGCCATGCACCACACCGTCAAGGCGGTGCAGATCCACGGCGGCTCCGGTTACATCAAGGGTGCAAAGGTGGAGCGGCTCATGCGCGACGCCAAGATCGCCGAGATCTACGAGGGCACCTCCGAGGCCCAGCGGATGGTCATCTCGGCAAGCGTGCTGCGCTGATGAAAGGCAACACACCAAGAACCTCACTTTCGTTTCCCCTCCCTCGACGGGAGGGGACGAAGGGGAGGGTGGAATCGGGGCAGGGGGATTCATTCAATAAAGGATGCGACAGGCATATCCTGGATACTATCCCTGGACCCTGTGCTTCAAGGAGGTTGAGATGATCCGATCCTTTGCCGACATGGACAGGCTGGCGTCCGAGAAGGGGCCGAAACGGCTCGTGGTGCTGGCCCCCGAGGACGAGGAGTTCATGCTGGCCGTCCGCGACAGCGCCTCGATGGGATACACCCGGCCGGTGCTCATCGGCGACCGCGAGAAGATGGAGCGGCTGGCCGACCAGGTGCAGTACGACATCAGCGGGGCGGAGAAGATCTACGAGAAGAACCGCCAGACCATCGCCGACCTCGGCATCCGCATGCTCTTCTCCGGCGAGGTGGACATCGCCGGAAAGGGCCAGATCCCCACGGCCTATATCTACCGCGCCATCATCCGCGAAGAGTCGAAGGTAGGCAAGGGCAAGGTCGTCAGCGTCATCTCGATGTGGGACATCGAGGGCCTCGAGCACCTCACCTGCTTCACCGACACGGGCGTGAACATCACGCCCGACTACCGGGCCAAGGCCGAGATCGTCCGCAATGCCGTCTTTTTCTTCCACCTGCTGGGCTACCCGAAGCCGAAGATCTGCGTGCTCTCGGGCAAGCGGGAGCTCAACGGCGACATCCCCTCGTACCAGGACTTCCTGGCCCTCAAGAAGGCGGCCGCCGCGGGCGAGCTGGGCGCCTGCGAGGTGATGGAGGCCACGTCCTTCATCGACATCTTCTCGCCCGGCAAGGCGGATTTCCGCCTGGGCGACATCCGGATCGGCAGGACGGACTTCCCGCACATCATGCTCGTCCCGAACCTCGCCACGGGCAACATCCTCGTGAAGCTCGACTTCGCCCTGAAGAACGTCCGTCGGCGCTCCCTCGTGATGAGCTCCCGGGGCCCCGTCATCATCCCCTCGCGGTCGGACTTCCGCGATTCCATCCTCGGCGAGATCGCCGCCGGGGTCACCGTGGCCGAACAGATCAAGGGAGGTGGGGCATCATGATGACGAGCTTCGAGCAGATCCGCAGGGAGGCAAAGGCAAGGGGCAAAAAGCGGCTCGTCGTCGCACCGGTCACGGCCGCGACGGACCTCTCCACCCTCTCGGCCGCCATGGCGGACGGACTGGTCTTTCCCGTTCTCGTCGGGGACGGCAAGGCCGCCGCGTCATGGCTCGGCCGGGAGAAGATCCCCGCGGCCCGCATCGAGATCATCGAGGAGCCCGACGATACGAAGGCCCTCACCCTGGCGATCGACATGGTGAAAAAGGACGCGGCGGAGATCCTCATGCGGGGGGGCATGGGCCCGAAGCGGTTCTTCGAGGCGATCCTGGACCGGGACAAGGGGCTGCTGAAGGAACGGGTGGCAAGCGTGGTCTCCGTCTTCGACCCCCCGGGGGTGGACCGGGTGACCATGGCAACGGACACCTACGTGAACAGCTTCCCCTCGATCGCCGAGAAGATCACCATCACGGAAAACGTCATCAAGCTCGCCGGCGTGCTGGGGCTTGCCTCGCCGAAGATCGCGGCGCTCTCCGCCATCGAGCAGGTCAACCCCGCCATCCCCTCCACGATGGACGCGGCGATCCTCTCGAAGATGGCCGAGCGCGGGCAGTTTGGCGACGTCACCCTCGAGGGGCCGCTGGACATCGACTGCGCCGTGAGCCGCAGGGCAGCCACCCGCAAGGGGGTGCACAGCCCCGTGACGGGGCAGGGCGACATCTACCTCATGCCCAACGTCGAGGCGGGGTTCCTCATGGCCGAGCTCTCCGTCTTCATCGGCAAGACCCCCATGGCCTGCGCCCTCATGGGGGTGAGCCGGCCCGTCGTGCTGAACCTGCCCTTCGTTCCGGCGGAAAACCGCGCGACGGAAATCGATCTTGCCGTCCTTCTCTGCGGGAGGTTGTAGGCCATGGAAAAGACGCGACACATCCTTGCCGTCAACGTCGGCTCCACGTCCACCAAGGTGGCCTTCTACCG
This region includes:
- a CDS encoding sigma-54-dependent Fis family transcriptional regulator — its product is MHTVLITDDNELIRETLQKALVGEGYRVRLAKDGRECLEAARLGDIDLILLDMRLPDMNGLDILQRLRQVQTDSIVLMMTAYGDVESTKRALELGAFDFIRKPVTPKVLASIIKMAMEIRSLRQEIQQTIYRNKERYGYHNIIGRSTALQKVLEMTTRAANSDASTILIEGASGTGKSLIAKCLHYNSLRAHQPFVEINCASIPATLLESELFGHEAGAFTDAKKLKKGLVEVAQGGTLFLDEIGEMQPGLQAKMLQVIEEKCFRRIGGTKKIVTDIRIIAATNRDLRKALDDGTFRQDLYWRLNVINIFLPPLKDRPEDILPLVEHFIGIYSREFNKPPKRVSDEARLALERYAWPGNVRELSNTVERVMILEDGEWLLSGHLPPAMVQPSSPGQAAPAPTPADFNLRKLTEAFQARTITAVLEKTGGNRTEAARLLGLSRVGLYHQMKKLGLLQKEEC
- a CDS encoding flavodoxin family protein, with the protein product MIKVLGIHSSPIRNGNTAWLLDYALREAEKAGEVTAESVAIAGLSIADCRHCNWCMTKQTPERLCSIADDASPILAKIRDCDVLILASPVYFSRLSGTMACLIDRTRCFTFGKCGHLALRGKVGAALAVGWCRNLGMETTLVSLHGAFLVHEMQAPSCHAAGAMYGVGVVSGQRDESFAYRRDKLGVKYDREGLHATGLYMREVIRAAGGRLGG
- a CDS encoding acyl-CoA dehydrogenase, producing MDFRLTEEQELIRKNIREFAEKHIEPIAAEIDENSRHPAELFRKLGQGGWMGIPLPAEYGGAGADFVTHTLVVEEVARACSSTGFTVSFHAGIIGTTLALNATPGQKERYLVPLARGEHMGAFMLTEPQAGTDVMAVTTTAVRDGDAYVIDGTKTFVSNGPLADTYILFCWTDRSAGRRGMSAFIVPKGTPGLVPGRHFDKMGMRSSQTSEVVFKQCRVPAENLLGKEGAGLPMAMTGFDHGRIGIAAQAVGMLQAALDESIRYAKERVQFGNPIARHQAVAFMIADMATDLAAARLLARHAASLKDQGQPFGREAAMAKLFATERAMHHTVKAVQIHGGSGYIKGAKVERLMRDAKIAEIYEGTSEAQRMVISASVLR
- a CDS encoding phosphate butyryltransferase codes for the protein MIRSFADMDRLASEKGPKRLVVLAPEDEEFMLAVRDSASMGYTRPVLIGDREKMERLADQVQYDISGAEKIYEKNRQTIADLGIRMLFSGEVDIAGKGQIPTAYIYRAIIREESKVGKGKVVSVISMWDIEGLEHLTCFTDTGVNITPDYRAKAEIVRNAVFFFHLLGYPKPKICVLSGKRELNGDIPSYQDFLALKKAAAAGELGACEVMEATSFIDIFSPGKADFRLGDIRIGRTDFPHIMLVPNLATGNILVKLDFALKNVRRRSLVMSSRGPVIIPSRSDFRDSILGEIAAGVTVAEQIKGGGAS
- a CDS encoding phosphate butyryltransferase, with product MMTSFEQIRREAKARGKKRLVVAPVTAATDLSTLSAAMADGLVFPVLVGDGKAAASWLGREKIPAARIEIIEEPDDTKALTLAIDMVKKDAAEILMRGGMGPKRFFEAILDRDKGLLKERVASVVSVFDPPGVDRVTMATDTYVNSFPSIAEKITITENVIKLAGVLGLASPKIAALSAIEQVNPAIPSTMDAAILSKMAERGQFGDVTLEGPLDIDCAVSRRAATRKGVHSPVTGQGDIYLMPNVEAGFLMAELSVFIGKTPMACALMGVSRPVVLNLPFVPAENRATEIDLAVLLCGRL